A region of Solanum dulcamara chromosome 7, daSolDulc1.2, whole genome shotgun sequence DNA encodes the following proteins:
- the LOC129895630 gene encoding uncharacterized protein LOC129895630, with product MGRIGVKPIHQSQVQHQNDQHQLQPYQVESFDHYQTPETIEPFREDLYPEKNQDEPSQKLTMQSESPENQDSVQQQQYILAAPQPMSRPVTTQFSLQNGKTQRPRKQPKPQSGTSRSPLQPSQHNSFPIHDPQPQAETFPPPPPQSQSLPHPFPPAQDYYEPHTFPPTQEEAHAFPPTVPQAFPPAQDSYEPHGFPPTLEEREEIPPTPNRAHAFPPAQVDPQLYSPQARPQAFVPQNLNVPGFASSQPHAGTNFPQHSLAQGSQIGLGMGQYRQGTQPASPMPQTPMMEIPFKPLLSTESWKTGLFDCMEDPTNALITACFPCLTFGQIAEIVDSGQTTCTSSGLIYEVILLFIGIPCILSCTYRTKLRSQYGLTESPAPDWVIHCFCEWCALCQEYRELHLRGLDPSIGWHGNQARKQNIQLQQATMVPPVHQAMMG from the exons ATGGGACGTATAGGTGTAAAACCCATTCATCAGTCCCAAGTTCAACACCAAAATGATCAGCACCAGTTACAGCCGTATCAAGTGGAAAGTTTTGATCATTATCAAACCCCTGAAACCATTGAGCCTTTCCGCGAAGATCTCTATccagaaaaaaatcaagatgaACCATCACAAAAACTGACAATGCAAAGTGAATCACCGGAAAATCAAGACTCAGTACAACAGCAACAATATATACTGGCAGCACCTCAGCCAATGAGCAGGCCTGTGACCACACAGTTTTCTCTGCAAAATGGAAAGACCCAGAGGCCTAGGAAGCAGCCTAAGCCCCAATCTGGAACTTCTAGGTCACCACTACAGCCTAGCCAACACAACAGCTTTCCCATTCATGACCCTCAACCTCAAGCAGAAACCTTTCCTCCGCCTCCACCTCAGTCTCAATCCTTGCCACATCCCTTCCCACCCGCTCAAGATTACTATGAGCCGCACACCTTTCCTCCTACGCAAGAAGAAGCACATGCATTTCCTCCAACTGTGCCACAGGCCTTCCCTCCTGCTCAGGACAGTTATGAACCACATGGCTTTCCTCCTACTCTGGAAGAGAGGGAAGAAATTCCTCCAACCCCAAATAGAGCACATGCTTTTCCACCAGCTCAAGTTGATCCCCAATTATATTCTCCACAGGCTAGACCACAGGCATTTGTGCCCCAGAATCTTAATGTGCCAGGTTTTGCTAGCTCTCAGCCTCATGCAGGTACTAATTTTCCACAGCACAGTTTAGCACAAGGTTCACAAATAGGATTGGGTATGGGACAATACCGACAAGGGACGCAACCAGCATCTCCCATGCCACAGACTCCCATGATGGAAATCCCCTTCAAGCCACTTCTTTCAACTGAATCTTGGAAGACTGGATTGTTTGATTGCATGGAAGACCCCACAAATG CTCTCATCACAGCATGCTTCCCCTGCCTGACATTCGGACAGATTGCGGAGATTGTAGACTCTGGACAAACTA CCTGTACCTCTAGCGGCTTGATCTATGAGGTGATTCTTTTGTTCATTGGAATACCTTGCATACTGTCATGCACCTATCGTACAAAGTTGAGGAGCCAGTATGGGCTAACTGAATCACCGGCACCTGACTGGGTAATCCACTGCTTTTGTGAATGGTGTGCTCTCTGTCAAGAATATCGAGAGCTTCACCTCAGAGGCCTTGACCCTTCAATTG GATGGCATGGAAATCAGGCACGGAAACAGAACATACAGCTACAACAAGCTACTATGGTCCCCCCagttcaccaagccatgatgGGCTGA